One window of the Chryseobacterium camelliae genome contains the following:
- a CDS encoding ABC transporter ATP-binding protein produces MTNEVVIKTEKLTKRFGDFIATNEVTFEVYEGEIFGFLGANGAGKTTAMKMLCGLSKPSSGNATIAGFDIYKQTEEIKKNIGYMSQKFSLYEDLTVIENIQFFGGIYGLSDKQLNAKSNELIETLGLQSEAKKLVASLPLGWKQKLAFSVAVIHEPKIVFLDEPTGGVDPVTRRQFWDLIYSAADRGITIFVTTHYMDEAEYCNRISMMVDGVIKALDTPANLKQQYSAASMDDVFYKLARGAKRKSD; encoded by the coding sequence ATGACAAACGAAGTAGTAATAAAAACAGAGAAATTAACCAAGCGTTTTGGCGATTTCATCGCTACAAACGAAGTTACGTTTGAAGTGTACGAAGGGGAAATTTTCGGTTTCTTAGGTGCAAACGGTGCAGGAAAAACAACCGCAATGAAAATGCTTTGCGGGCTTTCCAAACCCTCATCGGGCAATGCTACCATTGCAGGTTTTGACATTTACAAGCAGACCGAAGAAATTAAAAAGAACATCGGTTATATGAGCCAAAAATTTTCATTGTACGAAGATTTAACGGTAATAGAAAATATTCAATTCTTTGGCGGTATTTATGGTTTATCCGATAAGCAACTAAACGCAAAAAGCAATGAACTGATTGAAACATTGGGATTGCAGAGCGAAGCAAAAAAATTAGTGGCTTCTTTGCCTTTGGGTTGGAAACAGAAATTAGCGTTTTCAGTTGCCGTAATACACGAACCTAAAATTGTGTTTTTAGATGAACCCACAGGAGGCGTTGACCCTGTAACAAGACGGCAGTTTTGGGATTTGATTTATTCGGCAGCCGATAGAGGTATTACCATTTTCGTAACTACCCACTATATGGACGAAGCCGAATACTGCAACCGTATTTCTATGATGGTGGACGGAGTAATAAAAGCATTGGACACACCTGCCAATTTAAAACAACAATATTCAGCCGCTTCAATGGACGATGTATTTTATAAGTTGGCAAGAGGAGCAAAACGAAAATCAGATTAA
- a CDS encoding DUF1896 domain-containing protein yields the protein MDVQQKDLSYFRLRLQELLNSSFPEKAHDQKFIDQRSSWAANAYEGAFRSGNAIEQCDEIANYILFEGLHFSKFNTVFKVVCNEFDAIMADEELRPFALKMFPVCEPVFAGYELTDDFANGNEFDVLYTELTGTISIWIEENGLQ from the coding sequence ATGGATGTACAGCAAAAAGACCTGTCGTATTTCAGATTACGACTGCAAGAATTATTAAACAGCAGCTTTCCTGAAAAGGCGCACGACCAAAAATTTATTGACCAACGGTCTTCGTGGGCTGCCAATGCTTATGAGGGTGCTTTCCGTTCGGGAAACGCCATTGAGCAATGCGACGAAATAGCCAACTACATACTTTTTGAGGGCTTGCACTTCTCCAAGTTCAACACGGTTTTCAAAGTGGTATGCAATGAGTTTGATGCCATAATGGCAGACGAGGAGCTGCGACCGTTCGCCCTTAAAATGTTCCCCGTTTGTGAGCCTGTTTTCGCAGGATATGAATTAACCGATGATTTCGCCAACGGAAATGAGTTTGATGTACTCTATACCGAACTGACCGGAACCATCTCAATATGGATTGAGGAAAATGGGCTTCAGTAA
- a CDS encoding ABC transporter ATP-binding protein codes for MADVVLNNIVKTYNKGEVKAVNDVSFEVNKGELFGLIGADGAGKTSIFRILTTLLLPDSGTASVNGFDVVKDYKAIRKNVGYMPGKFSLYQDLSVEENLNFFATVFNTTVAENYDLVKDIYVQLEPFKNRRAGKLSGGMKQKLALCCALIHRPTVLFLDEPTTGVDVVSRKEFWEMLKGLKQQGITILVSTPYMDEATLCERIALIQNGSIMSIDTPDTIIKQFPDKLFAVKANDMGKLLNALRNNTQIKSCFSFGDFHHITFQNDNERSQNELIQTLQEADFQDIELKHITPSIEDCFINLMN; via the coding sequence ATGGCAGACGTTGTATTAAATAACATTGTAAAGACCTACAATAAAGGCGAAGTAAAGGCAGTAAACGATGTTTCTTTTGAGGTAAACAAGGGCGAATTGTTTGGCTTGATTGGAGCAGACGGAGCAGGAAAAACAAGCATTTTCCGCATACTTACTACGCTATTGCTTCCCGATAGCGGTACGGCTTCCGTAAATGGTTTTGACGTAGTAAAAGACTATAAAGCCATTCGCAAAAATGTAGGTTATATGCCCGGCAAATTTTCATTGTATCAAGATTTATCAGTAGAGGAAAACCTCAACTTTTTTGCAACCGTATTCAATACCACCGTTGCGGAAAATTACGATTTGGTAAAGGATATTTATGTACAGTTAGAGCCGTTTAAAAATCGAAGAGCAGGAAAATTGTCTGGTGGTATGAAGCAGAAACTGGCTTTGTGTTGTGCTTTAATTCATCGCCCAACAGTATTGTTTTTAGACGAGCCGACCACAGGCGTAGATGTAGTTTCAAGAAAAGAATTTTGGGAAATGCTGAAAGGCTTAAAACAGCAGGGCATTACCATTTTGGTTTCAACCCCTTATATGGACGAAGCCACGCTTTGCGAACGCATCGCATTGATACAAAACGGCAGCATAATGTCTATTGATACGCCCGATACTATCATCAAACAGTTTCCCGACAAGTTGTTTGCAGTAAAGGCAAACGATATGGGTAAACTCTTGAATGCTTTGCGAAACAACACACAGATAAAAAGTTGTTTTTCATTTGGCGACTTTCATCACATCACGTTTCAAAATGATAATGAGCGTTCACAAAATGAACTGATACAAACCTTGCAGGAAGCCGATTTTCAAGACATTGAACTCAAACACATCACACCAAGCATTGAAGATTGCTTTATAAATCTGATGAACTGA
- a CDS encoding RteC domain-containing protein, whose protein sequence is MDKFYNEILHKLETAIQELEIETDCPIKRIEAVIELIIQSLADLKEFVLKHDFKNMEEEIHFFKYQKPVIVSKLIYYNSIYKIETRRPYGNKRTKKYFTKELKKLKRFFENNLDFYKYYRSNNSFVDEKFFVRGKHDIRLWLDTFYFEADHRFSTSHDYKVAKIIANDLIQVYLEDRLNNINVKKGSDNSLKWTASKTALTELIYALYSHGVFNNGNADIKLIAKTFEDAFNIELGDFYHTFMELKARKINRTKFLDSLCEALIKKMDEQDEK, encoded by the coding sequence ATGGACAAATTCTATAATGAAATATTACATAAATTAGAAACTGCAATTCAGGAACTGGAGATTGAAACCGACTGCCCGATAAAAAGAATAGAAGCGGTTATAGAGCTTATCATTCAAAGCCTTGCCGATTTAAAGGAATTTGTATTGAAGCACGACTTTAAAAATATGGAAGAGGAAATCCATTTTTTCAAGTATCAGAAACCTGTTATTGTTTCAAAGCTCATTTACTACAATTCCATCTATAAAATAGAAACGAGAAGACCGTATGGAAACAAGCGCACCAAGAAATATTTTACCAAAGAACTAAAAAAGCTAAAAAGGTTCTTTGAGAATAACCTTGATTTTTACAAGTATTACCGCAGTAACAATTCTTTCGTTGACGAGAAGTTTTTTGTACGTGGGAAGCACGATATAAGGTTATGGTTGGACACTTTTTATTTCGAGGCAGACCACCGCTTTTCTACTTCGCACGATTATAAGGTTGCCAAGATAATTGCCAATGACCTGATACAAGTTTATTTGGAAGACAGGCTGAATAACATCAATGTGAAAAAGGGTTCGGACAATTCATTGAAATGGACAGCAAGCAAAACAGCACTTACAGAATTGATTTATGCACTGTACTCCCACGGTGTATTTAACAATGGGAATGCAGACATAAAATTGATAGCTAAAACTTTTGAAGATGCCTTCAATATTGAATTAGGCGATTTTTACCACACATTTATGGAACTGAAAGCCCGTAAGATAAACCGGACGAAATTCCTTGACAGCCTGTGTGAAGCACTGATAAAGAAAATGGACGAACAGGACGAAAAGTAA
- a CDS encoding ABC transporter permease, with the protein MRTLKFLLQKEFKQIFRNKALLPLIFVVPIVQLLILPLAADYEVKNINISIVDHDHSTYSQQLISKITASGYFQLADYGNSFQSAFNQIEKDKSDLILEIPQGFEKNLVRENEQKLFIAVNAINGVKAGLGGAYLAQIISAYNNDIRLQWVQPDKYNTAPVITVASSNWFNPFMNYRFFMVPGILVVLVTMVGAYMCALNIVKEKEVGTIEQINVTPIKKYQFVLGKLIPFWAIGMLIFSIGLFIVARFVYGIVPVGSLLLLYGYLSIYLIALLGLGLLISTFAETQQQAMSVAFFFIMIFMLMSGLFTPLDGMPQWAYIIAKSIPVTYFIEVVRMIILKGSGFSDIKYHFIIMIGFAVLLNGLAIWNYKKTS; encoded by the coding sequence ATGAGAACGCTAAAATTTTTATTGCAAAAAGAGTTCAAACAAATCTTTCGTAATAAAGCGTTGTTACCGTTGATTTTTGTTGTGCCGATAGTTCAGTTGCTCATACTTCCGTTGGCAGCCGATTACGAAGTAAAGAACATCAACATTTCAATCGTTGACCACGACCATTCTACTTATTCGCAACAACTGATTTCAAAAATTACCGCTTCGGGATATTTCCAATTGGCAGATTACGGAAACTCATTTCAAAGTGCATTTAATCAGATTGAAAAAGATAAATCCGATTTGATTTTGGAAATACCGCAGGGATTTGAAAAGAACTTAGTTCGTGAAAATGAGCAAAAATTATTTATTGCTGTTAATGCAATCAATGGTGTAAAAGCAGGTTTGGGCGGTGCTTATCTCGCACAGATTATTTCGGCATACAATAATGATATTCGCTTGCAATGGGTACAACCCGATAAGTATAATACTGCACCTGTTATTACCGTTGCTTCATCAAATTGGTTCAATCCATTTATGAACTATCGTTTTTTTATGGTTCCGGGCATTTTGGTTGTGTTGGTAACAATGGTAGGGGCTTATATGTGTGCATTGAACATTGTAAAAGAAAAAGAAGTCGGCACTATTGAACAAATCAACGTTACACCGATTAAGAAATATCAGTTTGTATTAGGCAAGCTCATTCCGTTTTGGGCAATCGGAATGTTAATTTTTAGTATCGGCTTGTTCATTGTAGCACGTTTTGTTTACGGCATTGTTCCTGTCGGAAGTTTGCTTTTGTTGTATGGTTATTTGTCAATTTATCTGATTGCTTTATTGGGTTTGGGATTACTCATTTCCACATTTGCCGAAACACAACAGCAGGCAATGTCGGTAGCCTTTTTCTTCATTATGATTTTTATGCTGATGAGTGGCTTGTTCACTCCGCTTGACGGAATGCCTCAATGGGCTTACATCATAGCAAAGAGTATTCCTGTAACTTATTTTATTGAGGTAGTACGAATGATAATTTTGAAAGGAAGCGGTTTTTCCGACATCAAATATCATTTTATTATTATGATTGGATTTGCTGTTTTATTGAACGGCTTGGCGATTTGGAATTATAAAAAGACGAGTTAG
- a CDS encoding N-6 DNA methylase, which yields MGFSKRFHLQQNIDALRIVFKLEKEKRQATVGERLLMMRYSGFGGLKFVLNPVENEIDINHWRKTEHDLFPLTQELHQLLKENSEDDKQYRKYVDSMKSSVLTAFYTPPKVIDAISSALRDNGLHIDKFLEPSAGIGSFIQSFSENQKASVTAYEKDLLTGKILKQLYPEINIRINGFEEIPEREQNTYDVIASNIPFGDTSVFDLSYSRSRNSAKEQAARSIHNYFFLKGADMLREGGLLAYITSQGILNSPKNEPIRRALMQDNNLVSVVRLPNNLFTEYAGTEVGSDLIILQKNTAKENLTDREDLFCQSKPSEYNTPGNALFQDSTRIIHTDQKLDTDPYGQPALIYTHKDGVEGIAKDLKQMLSEDFGKHLNLSLYKGEQNDEPVIQIPIEPKVTPPVIDPVIIQQKPQPVPTPVVRQESPQELKQLSIFDLFESAGEPVMVLAPPKRTTQAKRQSTKKRRGTIGRQPDLFSSARQQPYTPLKSNGDINGTDQVNGKKQEAISDLFSQINGNGQSDKTAITAININAIPEPAPYSGELQSFHRNDCLVVDNGWVGYLQEVEKEDAKAIFHPLQLPSAQKARAEAYIAVRDSYINLYQKEAEKQTEHKAERETLNLLYDGFVKKYGNLNAADNAKLIKTDSAGKEIPYLERIIGGIIHKADIFSRPVSFSTTTLATDNPEEALAASLNKYGNVDLDFMSEISSLPADTLKEALHGRLFYNPLQQEYEIAERWIAGNVVEKADEVRAYLENNPDDTEAKESLTALEEARPKRIEFEELDFNLGERWIPTGIYARFASHLFDADVLVHYSESSDDFSVKCHRGNMHIWEKYAVKAESRTFDGIALLKHALVNTTPDITKKVMVGDQEVKVRDMEAIQMANTKIDEIRTAFTDWLHAQNDEFKNRLTDQYNDTFNCFVRPNYDGSHQEFPGLDRKGAGIEDLYSSQKDTVWMIKLNNGAICDHEVGAGKTLIMCTAAQEMKRLGLAHKPMIIGLKANIPAIAEDYRKAYPHAKILYPGIDDFTPKKRLRIFGDIKNNDWDCVILTHDQFGMIPQSPEIQKEILEIELDSVERNLDALKSQGKEVTRGMLAGVIKRKENLEVKLKTLQHDIENRKDDIVDFKMMGIDHLFVDESHQFKNLMFNTRHTRVAGLGNVDGSQKALNLLFAIRTIQERTNADMGATFLSGTTISNSLTELYLLFKYLRPRALEKQGIHSFDAWAAIYARKTTDYEFSVANNIVAKERFRYFIKVPELAQFYSEITDYRTAKDIGIDRPNKNEILYNIPPTPDQEAFIQSLMQFAKTGDATLLGRLPLSQSEEKAKMLIATDYARKMSLDMRMVSGIYDDHPDNKASHCAANIAKYYNQFNAQKGTQFVFSDLGTYKPGEWNVYSEIKRKLVEDHGIPAHEVRFIQEAKNDKQRRELINGMNEGKIRVLFGSTSMLGTGVNAQKRAVAVHHLDTPWRPSDLAQRDGRAIRKGNEIAKFFADNKVDVIIYAVEKSLDSYKFNLLYNKQLFIDQLKTNNLTKRTIDEGSMDEKSGMNFSEYVAILSGNTDLLDKAKLEKQIAGLESEKQAFNRSKSSAKFKVQDYTEMLQSTQSRLNRMSTDWENLQQRLQKRSDGTIENPVLLDGLPPNANPKQIGAKLNEIADKARTAGQYEEIGSLYGFTLLVKTEMSEKEGSDIRVNRFLVQGEGNIKYTYNNGLMAKDPETATMNFLRALEKLPGFVKQEQEKIAEIQKDLPILQEVVNGTWSKESRLSELKTELAAVERKIQLSIEPVKQGEAVPEQVEKQKEAPKVQESIIRTKGVHLSRGVL from the coding sequence ATGGGCTTCAGTAAGCGGTTCCATCTCCAACAGAATATTGATGCCCTGCGAATTGTTTTTAAACTGGAAAAGGAGAAACGGCAAGCCACCGTAGGCGAAAGACTGCTAATGATGCGATACAGCGGATTTGGCGGTCTTAAATTCGTTCTGAACCCCGTAGAAAACGAAATAGACATCAATCATTGGAGAAAAACAGAACACGACCTTTTTCCACTCACGCAGGAACTCCACCAACTACTCAAAGAAAATTCCGAAGACGATAAGCAATACCGCAAGTATGTGGATAGTATGAAAAGTTCCGTACTGACGGCTTTTTATACCCCACCAAAAGTTATAGATGCCATTTCATCTGCCTTGCGGGATAATGGTCTGCACATTGATAAATTCCTCGAACCCTCCGCAGGTATCGGTTCATTCATCCAATCCTTTTCGGAAAATCAGAAAGCCAGTGTTACCGCTTATGAAAAGGACTTGCTTACAGGCAAGATTTTAAAGCAGCTTTACCCCGAAATCAATATCCGTATAAACGGCTTTGAGGAAATCCCCGAAAGGGAACAAAACACCTATGATGTAATCGCCAGTAATATCCCTTTTGGCGATACTTCCGTATTTGACCTTTCTTATTCACGCAGTAGAAACAGCGCAAAGGAACAAGCTGCCCGAAGCATACACAATTACTTTTTTCTGAAAGGTGCTGATATGCTCCGTGAGGGCGGTTTGTTGGCTTACATCACTTCACAGGGCATTCTGAACAGCCCTAAGAACGAACCCATACGCAGGGCGTTGATGCAGGATAATAATTTGGTTTCGGTTGTAAGATTGCCTAACAACCTGTTTACCGAATATGCAGGTACGGAAGTCGGCAGCGACCTGATTATCCTGCAAAAAAATACGGCAAAAGAAAATCTGACCGACAGGGAAGATCTGTTTTGCCAAAGCAAGCCATCTGAATACAATACGCCTGGCAATGCGCTCTTTCAGGACAGTACAAGAATTATCCATACCGACCAAAAATTAGATACCGACCCATACGGGCAACCTGCCTTAATCTATACGCATAAAGACGGTGTTGAGGGCATTGCCAAAGATTTGAAGCAAATGCTTTCCGAAGATTTTGGAAAGCATCTGAATTTGAGTTTATACAAAGGCGAACAGAACGACGAGCCTGTTATACAAATTCCTATTGAACCAAAAGTTACACCTCCGGTCATAGACCCTGTAATCATTCAGCAAAAGCCGCAACCTGTACCTACTCCGGTAGTCCGTCAGGAAAGCCCGCAGGAATTAAAGCAACTAAGCATTTTTGACTTGTTTGAAAGTGCGGGAGAACCTGTAATGGTTCTTGCTCCACCTAAAAGAACTACCCAAGCCAAAAGGCAAAGCACTAAAAAAAGAAGAGGTACAATAGGTCGTCAGCCCGACCTGTTCAGCAGTGCAAGGCAGCAGCCCTATACACCGCTAAAATCCAATGGTGATATTAACGGAACCGACCAGGTTAACGGCAAAAAACAGGAAGCTATCAGCGACCTGTTTTCACAAATAAACGGAAATGGCCAGTCTGATAAGACAGCCATTACCGCTATCAATATTAATGCTATTCCTGAACCTGCCCCGTATAGTGGCGAACTGCAATCATTCCATCGTAACGATTGTCTTGTGGTGGATAACGGTTGGGTAGGTTATCTGCAAGAAGTAGAAAAGGAAGATGCAAAAGCAATCTTTCATCCATTGCAATTACCATCGGCACAGAAAGCAAGAGCCGAAGCCTACATAGCTGTAAGGGACAGTTATATCAACCTGTACCAAAAAGAAGCTGAAAAGCAGACCGAACACAAGGCAGAACGGGAAACCCTGAACCTCCTGTACGATGGCTTTGTCAAAAAATACGGTAATCTCAATGCTGCCGACAATGCCAAGCTGATAAAGACAGACAGCGCAGGTAAAGAAATTCCTTATCTGGAGCGTATCATTGGCGGCATAATCCATAAAGCGGATATATTCAGCCGTCCTGTTAGTTTCTCTACGACCACGTTAGCAACCGATAATCCCGAAGAGGCATTAGCCGCCTCGCTGAATAAATACGGCAACGTGGATTTGGACTTTATGTCCGAAATCAGCAGCCTGCCTGCCGATACCCTGAAAGAAGCCTTACACGGGCGGTTGTTCTACAATCCGCTACAACAGGAATACGAAATAGCCGAACGGTGGATTGCAGGCAACGTAGTTGAGAAAGCCGATGAAGTAAGAGCCTATCTTGAAAACAATCCTGATGATACCGAAGCCAAAGAAAGCCTTACCGCTTTAGAGGAAGCCCGACCAAAACGGATTGAATTTGAGGAGTTGGATTTTAATCTCGGCGAACGGTGGATACCTACCGGAATTTATGCCCGTTTCGCTTCGCACCTGTTCGATGCGGATGTATTGGTTCATTATTCCGAAAGCTCCGACGACTTTTCTGTGAAATGTCATCGGGGCAATATGCACATTTGGGAAAAATATGCTGTCAAAGCGGAAAGCCGAACATTTGACGGTATTGCCCTGCTCAAACACGCCCTTGTCAATACTACGCCTGATATAACCAAAAAAGTGATGGTTGGCGACCAAGAGGTCAAAGTACGGGATATGGAAGCCATACAAATGGCGAACACCAAGATTGATGAAATCCGTACCGCTTTTACCGACTGGCTACACGCACAGAACGATGAGTTTAAAAACAGGCTGACCGACCAGTACAACGACACCTTTAACTGTTTCGTTCGCCCGAACTATGACGGAAGCCATCAGGAATTTCCGGGATTAGACCGCAAGGGTGCAGGCATTGAAGACCTGTATTCAAGCCAAAAGGACACGGTTTGGATGATAAAACTGAACAACGGTGCTATCTGCGACCACGAAGTAGGCGCAGGAAAAACGCTGATAATGTGTACCGCAGCGCAGGAAATGAAGCGTTTGGGATTAGCCCATAAACCGATGATAATCGGACTGAAAGCCAATATACCTGCTATTGCTGAAGACTACCGAAAAGCCTATCCACACGCAAAAATCCTTTATCCAGGTATTGATGATTTTACGCCTAAAAAACGCCTGCGCATTTTCGGGGATATTAAAAACAACGATTGGGATTGTGTGATACTCACGCACGACCAGTTCGGAATGATACCTCAATCGCCCGAAATACAAAAGGAAATCCTCGAAATAGAATTAGACAGCGTAGAGCGCAACCTCGATGCCCTGAAATCGCAAGGCAAGGAAGTGACAAGGGGAATGCTCGCCGGGGTAATCAAACGAAAAGAAAATCTTGAAGTAAAGCTGAAAACGCTGCAACACGATATTGAAAACCGCAAAGATGATATTGTGGACTTTAAGATGATGGGCATAGACCATTTGTTTGTGGACGAAAGCCACCAATTCAAAAACCTGATGTTCAACACCCGTCATACACGGGTTGCCGGATTGGGTAACGTGGACGGCAGCCAAAAGGCACTGAACCTGCTTTTTGCAATCCGCACCATTCAGGAGCGTACCAATGCGGATATGGGCGCAACCTTTCTTTCGGGTACGACCATCAGCAATTCATTAACGGAGCTGTACCTACTGTTCAAATATCTGCGTCCCCGTGCATTGGAAAAACAGGGCATTCATTCTTTTGATGCGTGGGCAGCTATCTATGCAAGGAAAACGACCGATTATGAATTTTCGGTAGCTAACAATATTGTCGCAAAAGAGCGTTTCCGCTACTTTATCAAAGTGCCGGAACTGGCGCAGTTCTATTCTGAAATCACGGATTACAGAACGGCAAAGGATATTGGTATTGACCGACCGAACAAAAACGAAATCCTTTATAACATACCGCCAACGCCCGACCAAGAAGCCTTTATTCAAAGCCTGATGCAATTTGCCAAAACAGGCGATGCAACATTGCTCGGAAGATTACCACTATCGCAAAGCGAAGAAAAAGCAAAGATGCTCATTGCTACGGACTATGCCCGTAAAATGTCGCTCGATATGCGTATGGTAAGCGGTATTTACGACGACCACCCCGACAACAAGGCTTCGCATTGTGCGGCAAATATCGCCAAGTATTACAACCAGTTCAACGCACAGAAAGGAACGCAGTTCGTTTTCTCTGATTTGGGAACTTATAAGCCGGGCGAATGGAATGTGTACTCCGAAATCAAACGCAAGCTCGTGGAAGACCACGGCATACCTGCGCACGAAGTAAGGTTTATTCAGGAAGCAAAAAATGATAAGCAACGTAGGGAACTTATCAACGGGATGAACGAGGGCAAAATCCGTGTGCTGTTCGGTTCTACGAGTATGCTCGGAACTGGCGTTAACGCACAGAAAAGAGCCGTTGCCGTTCATCATTTAGATACGCCGTGGCGACCGTCTGACCTTGCCCAAAGGGACGGGCGGGCAATTCGGAAAGGCAACGAGATTGCCAAATTCTTCGCCGATAATAAAGTGGATGTGATTATCTATGCCGTTGAAAAATCGTTGGATAGTTACAAGTTCAACCTGCTGTACAACAAGCAGCTTTTCATCGACCAGTTAAAGACCAACAATCTGACCAAAAGAACGATTGACGAGGGAAGTATGGACGAAAAATCGGGAATGAACTTTTCAGAATACGTGGCAATCCTGTCAGGAAATACAGACCTGTTGGATAAAGCCAAACTGGAAAAACAAATTGCCGGACTGGAAAGCGAAAAGCAGGCTTTCAACCGTTCAAAATCCAGTGCTAAGTTTAAGGTGCAGGATTATACGGAAATGCTGCAAAGCACTCAATCCCGTTTGAACCGGATGAGTACAGACTGGGAAAACTTACAGCAACGCCTCCAAAAGCGTTCGGACGGTACAATCGAAAACCCTGTGCTGTTGGATGGTTTGCCGCCCAATGCAAATCCGAAACAAATCGGTGCGAAGCTGAACGAGATTGCGGACAAAGCCCGCACCGCAGGTCAGTATGAAGAGATAGGCAGCTTGTATGGTTTTACGCTGTTGGTCAAAACAGAAATGTCGGAAAAAGAGGGTTCGGATATTCGGGTAAACCGCTTTTTGGTACAGGGCGAGGGAAATATCAAATACACCTACAATAACGGTCTGATGGCAAAGGACCCTGAAACTGCCACAATGAATTTTTTAAGGGCTTTGGAAAAGCTGCCGGGCTTTGTAAAACAGGAACAGGAAAAAATCGCTGAAATACAGAAAGACCTACCTATACTTCAGGAAGTGGTTAACGGTACGTGGTCTAAAGAAAGTCGATTGAGTGAACTTAAAACGGAACTGGCAGCCGTAGAAAGGAAGATACAGCTTTCAATAGAACCTGTTAAGCAAGGGGAAGCAGTCCCGGAGCAGGTAGAAAAGCAGAAAGAAGCTCCAAAGGTTCAGGAAAGTATTATACGGACGAAAGGTGTTCATCTGTCGCGTGGCGTATTGTAA
- a CDS encoding ABC transporter permease, with protein MKQFLSFVRKEFYHVFRDSKTLLMLFGLPIVQIVLFGFALTNEIKNSKIVICDYAKDEATQQIINKIEASRNFEIQKALMSHKQIEEAFKEGNTKLAIIFPTNFNKDLLHLNQAQVQIIADASDPNTANTLTNYATNIIMDYQQELMKNNAMPFRIVPELRMLYNPELKGATNFVPGVMALVLMLICVMMTSVSIVREKETGTMEVLLVSPFNPFLVIISKAIPYLFLSLINLTIILVLSITLLDMPINGSVLLLFATSTLLIICALSLGLLISNVTQSQQAAMLISMMGMLVPTMLFTGFMFPIENMPVPLQVICNLIPSKWYYTIVKSIMIKGLGFSAIWKEILVLFGMTCFLLVVSFKKFKTRLV; from the coding sequence ATGAAACAGTTTTTATCATTTGTAAGAAAAGAATTTTATCACGTATTCCGTGATAGCAAAACGCTGTTAATGCTATTCGGCTTGCCTATAGTGCAGATTGTGCTGTTTGGTTTTGCACTCACAAACGAAATCAAAAATTCCAAAATAGTTATTTGCGATTATGCAAAAGATGAAGCCACACAACAAATCATCAACAAGATAGAAGCAAGCAGGAATTTTGAAATTCAGAAAGCATTAATGAGCCACAAACAGATTGAAGAAGCCTTTAAGGAAGGAAACACAAAATTGGCAATTATTTTTCCTACCAATTTCAATAAAGACTTATTGCACTTAAATCAGGCACAAGTTCAGATTATTGCCGATGCTTCCGACCCCAACACTGCCAACACATTAACTAATTACGCAACCAATATCATTATGGATTATCAGCAGGAGTTGATGAAAAACAATGCAATGCCATTCCGTATAGTTCCCGAACTGCGGATGTTGTACAATCCCGAATTGAAAGGAGCAACCAACTTTGTGCCAGGCGTAATGGCATTGGTGCTAATGCTGATTTGTGTGATGATGACTTCCGTTTCCATAGTTCGGGAAAAAGAAACAGGCACAATGGAAGTGCTGTTAGTTTCACCTTTCAATCCCTTTTTGGTTATCATTTCAAAAGCCATTCCGTATTTGTTTTTGTCGTTAATCAATCTTACGATAATTCTTGTATTAAGCATTACGCTTTTGGATATGCCTATAAATGGCAGCGTTTTACTACTATTCGCAACAAGCACCTTGTTGATTATTTGTGCTTTGTCTTTGGGCTTATTGATTTCAAACGTAACACAGTCGCAGCAAGCAGCAATGCTTATTTCAATGATGGGTATGTTAGTACCTACAATGTTATTTACAGGCTTTATGTTCCCTATCGAAAATATGCCTGTTCCGTTGCAGGTCATTTGTAACCTCATTCCTTCAAAATGGTATTACACCATTGTAAAATCAATAATGATAAAAGGGCTTGGATTTAGTGCTATATGGAAAGAAATATTGGTGCTTTTCGGAATGACTTGTTTTTTATTGGTAGTGAGCTTCAAAAAATTTAAAACCCGATTGGTATGA